In Rhinolophus ferrumequinum isolate MPI-CBG mRhiFer1 chromosome 18, mRhiFer1_v1.p, whole genome shotgun sequence, a genomic segment contains:
- the MOB3A gene encoding MOB kinase activator 3A, translated as MSNPFLKQVFNKDKTFRPKRKFEPGTQRFELHKRAQASLNAGLDLKLAVQLPAGEELNDWVAVHVVDFFNRVNLIYGTISDGCTEQSCPVMSGGPKYEYRWQDEQKFRKPTALSAPRYMDLLMDWIEVQINNEDVFPTSVGTPFPKNFLQVVRKILSRLFRVFVHVYIHHFDRIAQMGSEAHVNTCYKHFYYFVKEFGLIDTKELEPLKEMTARMCH; from the exons ATGTCCAaccccttcctgaagcaggtctTCAACAAGGACAAGACCTTCCGCCCCAAGCGCAAGTTCGAGCCGGGCACACAGCGGTTCGAGCTGCACAAGCGGGCACAGGCGTCGCTGAACGCGGGGCTGGACCTGAAGCTGGCAGTGCAGCTGCCCGCCGGCGAGGAGCTCAACGACTGGGTGGCCGTGCACGTGGTGGACTTCTTCAACCGCGTCAACCTCATCTATGGCACCATCAGCGACGGCTGCACCGAGCAGTCGTGCCCCGTCATGTCGGGGGGCCCCAAGTACGAGTACCGCTGGCAGGACGAACAGAAGTTCCGCAAACCCACAGCGCTGTCCGCCCCGCGTTACATGGACCTGCTGATGGACTGGATCGAGGTGCAGATCAACAACGAGGACGTCTTCCCTACCAGCGTCG GCACGCCGTTCCCCAAGAACTTCCTGCAGGTGGTGAGGAAGATCCTGTCACGCCTGTTTCGTGTGTTCGTGCACGTGTACATCCATCACTTCGACCGCATCGCGCAGATGGGCTCCGAGGCGCACGTCAACACCTGCTACAAGCACTTCTACTACTTTGTCAAGGAGTTCGGCCTCATCGACACCAAGGAGCTGGAGCCACTG AAAGAAATGACCGCACGGATGTGCCACTGA